In Colletes latitarsis isolate SP2378_abdomen chromosome 12, iyColLati1, whole genome shotgun sequence, the sequence TGATCGAGGGGGAGCTTTGTTCCCTCGGTTATGGTGGCCCGCGCGACTTCTCGTTGCGACCTAGCCTCGAAAAGACGCAGTAGGCGGTAAGCTAGACCTCTTTCAGGCCAGGAACCAGCCGCCAACGGGATGGATCGCAGCCCCAGCAGCGTGTCAATTAGCAGAAATCACAGCTCGTCCGCTTTGGAGAACGGAGACGCGAATCACAGGGTAACTAAACCCTGCTATTATAATAATCCCCCTAGCTGATCGTACGTTTCTTTACGAAACCCCATACCACGCGAGATTTGCTCATGGGGACACATCTAGCTCTGAATATACTCTGAATATACATTTCTAAGTTTGCTCCTTTAACTGTTAACTGTTTCTACGAATGACAAGATAAACTTCGCGTAGCAAAGGGTTGAATTCAAACGGGTCTAAACGCGACGCTTATTTGCCCCTTCTTGCCCTGGAAGTCCAGACGCGTTGTCGACTATGTTCTTGTGTCCTCGTCAGGGTAACACACACTTCATGCGAAAGATACCAGCGGGCGCCGAGGCGAGCAACATTCTCGTGGGGGAGGTAGATTTTTTAGATAAAACCCTGTCGGCGTTCATCCGGCTCAGCCAGGCGGGGATCATGGGCGACTTGACGGAAGTTCCTGTGCCGACGAGGTTCATATTTGTCCTGCTGGGACCTACGGTAAGACCACCGTGTCAGTGCATATACAATtagagaaataaaaataaaaatacagagACTGCAAGCGTGCCAGACACTCTGTTGTAATTAAAAGTAAAACCTGGACCTTGTTCTCTAGCGACAGTGTACTTTTACAACTCTCTAGCACACTGTGAATGTAGAATGACCATATTGACACTCCTGTCGTGGGAGATCCTGCAAGATTAATCGCCCAAGTCGAGGACTCTTTGAACAGGTCCAATGCAGATTCGAGGTGACTCGATCGAAAGCCCGTTTCCTCCTTCggggtaattaaagttttaacgAAGCAATTGTCCGCGCTGATTGCCCCGACTATTCTCGATCTCGAGTGCCCGATACGCGGGGCAATTTCTATCCGTGTatgaatggaggcttcgttatcgTTTGAGGTCTGTCGCGTTTTGTGGTCTCGAAACGATCGACTCTCTGAAAAGGGAAAAATGGATGTATCTGTTCAAATTCTATTTCATAACACTCTACGTATACTAGTGTTTTACCCTTCTGTCTTTGTTATGGGATCTCCAGGGTGGAATCTCCGGTTTCCACGAAATTGGTCGCGCCATGGCCACCCTGATGTCCGACGAGGTGTTCCACGACGTGGCTTACAAGGCGAAGAACAGAAACCATCTGCTAGCAGGGATCGACGAGTTCCTGGACGCTGTCACGGTCCTGCCACCTGGGGAATGGGATCCAGCGATCAGAATAGAACCACCCGCCGCGATTCCGTCGCAGGTACAGCGAAACAAATGCTTCCTAACTTCAAAAACTGTTTAACAATGTTTGAAACACGTTCGTTTAGTCTAAAGACTTTTTGATCTCGTTTAGGAAGTGAGGAAGCGACCGAAAGAGGAGAAGCCAAAGGAGGACCTGGACGAGGAGGCCGACGAGCAGAAGCTGAGGGAAGAATCCGGGCTCTCCAGATCCGGAAGGCTGTTTGGCGGTCTGGTCAACGACGTGAAGAGGAAAGTGCCCTTTTATCTGTCGGATTTCAAGGACGCTCTAGCTATACAGTGCGTGGCGTCGTTCATTTTCCTCTATTTCGCCTGTCTCTCGCCCATAATTACGTTTGGCGGCCTGCTGGGTGAAGCCACCGGGAAAAACATGGCCGCCATGGAGTCGCTGGTTTCCGGTTTCGTGTGTGGCGTTGGCTACGGCCTCTTCTCCGGGCAACCCTTGACCATTCTAGGTTCCACCGGGCCAGTATTAGTGTTCGAGACCATCGTCTACGAGTTCTGCAAGTGAGTAGACCGTTACAAAGGACGCAGAGTACTTAATCGTAATCTGATGGTTACTTACAGGAAATCCGAGTGGAACTACATGTCCTTCCGCTTCTGGATCGGCTCGTGGATAGCCTTGATCCTGTTGATCCTGGTAGCGATCGACGCCAGCGCCCTCGTGTGCTACATCACGCGATTCACGGAAGAAAACTTCGCCACCCTCATCGCCTTTATCTTCATTTACAAGGTACAAAAGAGGAGGGTTCGATGGGCACTTGATTTCATTCGCCTTTGCATGCTTGTACCCTAAAAAAGCCAATAGATGGGGTTAATATTTAGGGCTAAAGAGACTTTTAAGACTTGAAAGTTTCTAATCTCTGCAAAAACCGAATCTTGGAGGTTAATATTCCAGGACATTGGCTAGTCTTTCAGAACCCAATTTTCTCGCTAATTACGCAACCCTGTCCTTCTGGGGCGATTCTGGTTAATTGGATGGGGGGGTGTAACGGCGTGCTTCCCGGATCGCTCCATCAGCGAAATCGCTTGGCATCTGGGTCACGAATCCCCCGCGTTATACGTGCTAATCGAAGCTCCTTTCAGGCTTCGGAACGGGGGTTCGATAAGTTCGATTGGCCCCGATCTTGACTCTCTTAATTTAAAATCTCTTAAGTCTTAATTTAATTCCACCGGGGACTAACCGTTCGATTGTTCCAGGCTATCGAGAACGTACTGTCGATCGGGAAGAAATACCCTATCAACACTCACGCGAACGATCAGTTCGATTACGAGTGCTGGTGCAAGCCTCCGAACGGCAGTCTGCCCTCCAGCTACGACCACGTCAATTGGACGGCGCTGGATCAAAAAGCGTGCCAGGTCGGTAGACTCGAAGCGTCCTAAATGGTCGTTAGGCGGAATTACAAGCTCCCGTTCCTCTGACTACAGCGTCGTTAACTCTCTTTCAGACCTACAATGGCACTCTGGTGGGCGACGGTTGCAACCAACCCCACTACATACCCGATGTGTTCCTCATGTCAATTATACTATTCATGGGCACCTTCTTATTATCCGTCGAGCTCAAAGACTTCAAGAATGCGCTCTTCTTCCCGTCGAAGGTACGCCCTTTTCAATCCCTGCGCAGCAGGGGCCCCTGAAATGAAGATCTTGGGTTAAATTAGAGATCAAAGATCCGCGCGCTGAGTTTAGGCGGGCATTCGATAGAGTTATCAGTACTTACTGCATTCCATCTTCATCTAGACTAATAGGTCCATCATTTGGTATCTACAAATAGTTGTTAAATAGTTAGATAAAGTAAAACGTGTATAGTGAAAAGATTCGTGTCTAATGGTAGGTCAGACAGGTGGTCAGCGATTTCGCGGTGATCATCGCGATCTTCTCGATGAGCACGTTGGATCACATCGTCAACATCCCGACGCCGAAGCTGGAGGTCCCAGTGGAGTTCAAACCGACGTTGCACGACCGAGGATGGATCATCTGGCCTTTCCAACACAATCCATGGTGGAGCGCCATCGTCGCGAGTCTGCCAGCCCTGCTGGGCACAATACTGATCTTCATGGACCAGCAGATAACGGCAGTGATAGTCAACAGAAAAGAGAACAAGCTGAAGGCAAGTGTCTCTTCACCTTTCGATGTTCTTGCTGTGATTCTTTGTATTTAACGCGTTCGTTCGTTAATTGCTTTCCAGAAAGGGTGCGGGTACCACCTGGACCTGTTCATCCTAGCGATCCTCATAGAAATTTGCTCTGTGATGGGTCTGCCCTGGTTCGTCGCAGCGACGGTACTCTCCATCAATCACGTGAACTCGTTGAAGCTGGAATCGGAATGCGCTGCACCTGGCGAAAAGCCACAGTTTCTGGGCGTTCGAGAGCAACGTGTCACCCACATACTGATCTTCCTGATGATCGGTTGCTCTGTACTCTTAACACCGATGCTGAAGCATATCCCAATGCCAGTGCTGTTCGGAGTCTTCCTCTACATGGGCGTGGCGTCCCTGAAGGGGCTGCAGTTCTTCGACAGAATCCTAATCATGCTAATGCCAGTCAAATACCAGCCGGATTACATGTTCCTCCGACAGGTACTCAAATTAACAGAAGACCATAGTTAGCATTGGTGCAATGGCTCGATTGAACTGTGTCTTCAGGTCCCCTTGAAACGCGTGCATCTGTTTACGGCTATGCAACTGGCTTGTCTGTCGTGTCTGTGGCTGATAAAGTCCTTCAGCAGTACTTCCATCCTCTTTCCATTGATGGTGAGACTATTGTCAAGCTTCTGTCTTCGTAGTAAGTATCGTTAACATCGAGTGATTTGTTGTCAGCTCGTGGTGATGATCGGGATACGCAAGTCCCTGGACCTGGTGTTCACTCAGCGGGAGCTGAAGATCCTGGACGACGTGATGCCCGAACCGAGCAAAAAGCACGCCGACGATCTTCGCCAGCTGGAGAGTGGCGAGGTTAGCACCGTGAGACGAATACTAAATGCCATCGTTTGTCGTAAATAGCACGCGGGAAGTGACCGCGTGGCGAACATTTGCCCCGTGGTCACTGTGACTGGCTGCGATTACGACGAGCCTGCGTTTCGTCGGAAACGCGAGGAACGCGGCATCCTGATGACCGATCGCGTCAACGCAGCCTAAATCCTGCTACGTTGCTCCTGGTCGTCGTTCCTAACCCTTGCACGACGAAGACTGGGTCCTTTTTGACCCGTTACAATTAACACCCACGTTGAAAAGAAAAGGATTCGTAACTTAAACAACTGGCGAAGAAGGATACGTATTTAAAATTTGAACTTGAACTtcctaaatatttcttttaacaattatttttggcgtAGAAATGGCGTTAAAttagaataatattattttaatcgaaTGAATCTGATGCCTCGGTACTTAGAAGGAATGGTGCAAAAATTTAATCGTAATAGTTTAGTTATAGAGTGGAAATTTTCGTGCGGGTCACGAATGACCCAGCCTCGGCCGTCCAAGGGTTAACTTTTCTCGGACCAAAGCAATAACAGTCTGCCATTGGGCGTATTCTAAGGCAGAGTTGCGCAAAATCGATCGCAGTTTTTAATCGCCCAATCGCCTAATCGCTATTGCAATTAATACTTTATACATTTTTACaagtattttaaacatttgaaatACACTTACAAAGTCCCCGAATCTTTAAAGTTTGATAACTgtttataaaatttgtatttatggAATCTTGCATTTTTTTCGAATGGCCCAATAAAACGAAATTACATTTGAATGCAATCTATACAATTTTTTAACTATATCGTTAATATAGAAAGgtagaaattaaaattgttaataactttttaacgaagcttccatcaacaaattggtattcaatTGGTATCGATCGAATTCGATGATTAAACTTGCAATTATTAGTCGTTGATTTTGCACAACTCTGTTCCAAGGTCCCCAGAAGAAAGAACTAGCTGGCTCTACTTATAAAATGGCGACTGTGCGCGCCTTAGTTAATTCTGTAGCAAAAATAAGCGTCTGTGAAACAAGAAGCCAGGACGTTTCTTCTGGGAACTTAATGGTACCAAGATGGCGACACGTACGACCCCCCAGCGAGAACGAAtgttttttttatgtaaaattccGGCCAAACGAAACTCCTCCCGTCTCCCTGCGATCACGCGTGCCAAATAAATTTCGTGTAAGACTAACGAATCCCAAACGGTACTCGGTCCAACCAGTATTAatcatatgtaacaattatgtcGTCGTTTGAATGCTCGAACGATAGCGTTTCTCTTGGATACGATTGTCTTGGATGTATTCGTAGGCGAGCTTACCATTGTCGTAGCGAATTTAGATCGATAGTAGATCGTATTTATCAGAGGTTTATATTATACGGAGGAGTCCACAAAGATGTTCATTTATAGCTACCTTTTACCTGGCCTAAGCTGCGATAGGTGTTGAAACGTGACCAAATGAACATCGTGCGTCACCTAATCGCGACAACACACACGGATCTACGAAACGACGCCGATGTTTCGCCTACAATTCGACACGTATATGTATCGGTTCGATCGCCTGCCTTGACGTATTGGAAATACATTATTGTTTAAAAACACACACAAAATCTCTCTGTACTCCCAAACTATTCCTTACTCAGCAACCACCGACACGAGCATGATCAGTCTTCGACGTGTCGTAACGATAGAGGAAATATTTGCGTTAGAAAATTGTATCAAAAAGGGATAAATTTCCTAAGATATAGGTGATTGTCGGGGGGAGGGATAACAGGGAGAGAAAGGGGTACCAGTCATCGTCGAAACCTGCGGACGTAATTGGTACGTGGCTCCAAAGTGCACGACCGTAGTTCCTAAAGCATCGAGAGGAATGCTCGAATTCTGTCAACCCCGCTGAAAATCGCACTCTTATTGCGCTGAACTTCGAATGTCGACTATAACTGGGTCATTCGAGCTACTATTTGCGTTTGTAAATTCGCGAATCTCTGTTAAAACGATCTCCAAAACGGCGGATCTAAACCCTATGTGAAACTACGGTCTTCATAGGGTACCAGTTCCTCTCAAATTTACAAAGATTGAAAAACTACTACAAATTTACATCTCGAATAATATATGAATCGAAGTTGCGGACATTACGCTTCTCCACGAAGCAATGTCTGCAAATTCGGAGGTTTCTGTAGCTCGACCGACGTGTACCGCTTGCGTATCCATCGTTGTCCGACCTGTCTCGAGGCAAGGTAGTGATGAGAGTTTCGCTGAGCTCGATGCATGGCTTGATTTTTGTTCCCCTGCAATTGGCTGCTGTACCTGAAACTGAACTTATGGTTTGCCCGTCAGGAGCAGAACGAGTTGGGGTACGGGCCGCCGGACAACATACAGATCTCGTTGGCGAACGGCAACATCATGAAGATCCCTATGGCGAGCATCAACATCAGCGAGGAGGTCAACAAAACCGGGATTTGGCAACAGGTGAACGAGTGCAACGAGAAACCGAAGCAACCCAAGTTGATCAAGTGCGTACTACCAATATTACATAAGTAATTAACAGGGGCCCACGTAATTTACGACTCTCGTTCATCGAAGCTGTTTTTGAGATATTTTTTTAAGTCCCTCAACATAGAGATCGTCGTAAATTAGGGGGATTCCCTCTACTCTACTCCGAGCGTTTCGTCTTGGGGCCTGCTAGGGGACTCGTCAAGTGAGGCTTCCTAACAGGCCCTAGTAGCCCTCTCgtggcgagtacgggaggcGACAAGTAATTGCATAAGGGTTTTATGTGCACAGCGCTGGTAAGCAAAAGAAGCACTCGAAAAAGGATAGCTCGTTGATGGCAGACGAGACTACGAGGCTGACTACGATGACCGAAGAGGACGAAGATGACAGTGGGATCTCTATCAAGGTGACACACGTAAATGACTCTAAATTCTAACCACCACCATCACCAATCCGATAAATCACATGGCAAGACACACAGCAAGAGCACCAATACACGGGCATGCAACATACCCCCTGTACGCTACTGTGAGTAAGACTATAAAAGGGGGCTGCACGGAACCCTCCAGTTGGGTCGTCATAGATAGAAACCTCCCTAGGATAAACGACGACCCCGGTAGAGAAAATAGTCCCTATTCACGTTTAACGCATGGACTGACTAATCTGATAGAAAGGGGATGAAAGGACTCTTAAATCAACCCCAGCTTGCTCGCATTGCCCGACACTTGGTTACTGTTGCTTCGcatctgtcgattttccttcgcCCGCACAAGCTTCTCGCCGCCATTTTGGTTCCCTATTAGCGTTAACCTAGCACGATACCTCTGAgactttttattaaataaaatatgtgaCCTCTTCCTGTAAAATTGTAAGATTCTTGAAGGAAGTGATGTATTCAGACATTTTAATTAACTTGAACAAAAGAAAATAGAGTAAAGTATAATCTTCAACTTCTAGAGTTATTAACCGTAGTTAGATAATCAAGataaacaagacctaacacaagttgTTTCACCTACAATATATCGCTTATTCTAAAATAAACTGGTCCGCGGACCACGCGAGGCTCATAAACGCTATGGCTGCCTCTGTTTTCTGTACTCGATGCTCCGCTACGCAATTTCAAAGTGTTCTTTCATAGTCGTCGCTCGTTCTTAAGCGCTTGGTGCACCCTCCGATTCGCGAGATACAAATGGAACGttttatttgaccgtttcaggtGGATTTGATACGATCGAAGGAGAGCATCTGCCCGTTGTCGGCCAGTGGCACCACTTCGGCCGAGACTTCCGTCTAACAGTCCACCAGGTGATTAACTATCGACCCCCCGGACGATCGAAGAAACTTTCGGTTTTGTCGTAGCCTTAATTTCGTCGATTACATTCCAAGCTTCCAAGAAGAAACGCTGGTCGAGTGCAATTATACAGAGTGCCACCTAGCGGATTAAATTCGCGATAAATGGGAAACGCACACCGTTTAAATAAAACTAGACTTAAGATTCGACTTGCGAGCGCGACAACAACCGCTGGATCTCGAACCCATGCTAGCCAGCGTGCAATaatgttatttataattttaacaaataGCCAAAAGTAGCTCGTACCCGAATAGTAGCGAATATGCCAAAGAAACCCCTGTAAACGATACGTCGACGTTTCCTTCGAGGGATGTCTCGCGAGGAACAAGAACGAAGCTTGTCGCCAGATCGTTTCGTTTCCTCTCGAAGCTTGCGAGACAAGTCGAGAACACCGGCCAGCTGCGACAATATTTAACTATTATAAATGTACAGCGATTTTTTTACGCCCCACCCAACGGTTTGAAAGAACTTCCCTCGCGCTAAAGGGCAACCGGAGGCATTCGTACGGGAGCATCGACGTGCGCCGCGGAGGCAATTTTTTTCacgttttttatcgaaaatcctAGCTGAATTAACACGCCGTCCCTTGAAGGATGATCCTTTCCGTTCGTCGCGAACGATGACAATTTTTATCGTACTGAACGTCTTTCACGTAGCGCTCGCAACGATCGTTTGCACGGGCAAACTGTTGCTTCCTTGTTTCCGCCGATCTCCGCTCGACGTGGACGAAATTGGCGCGCGAATCGCAGGGGAGAAGATTTGATACGATATTTTTCAGCCGATTACACACGCGTTTACACGAACCTTCGAGAGACTTTACCGAGAATTTCGTTGGGCGAACCAACGTGTTTGAAAGTGTTGCCGTAGCTAACGTAGAATTAAGAAACAGTTTCAGGAGCCATTTACGGAATACTCCTGTGTCGATGTACGTATGCGTATAGCGAAGTATGGAGCGACTAGTTCGCTCGTATGTTAATGTTACGTGTGtttgtatatatatttagaACAGAAAATAGCATTCGAAGTGCTGTGCAAGCTTCGAGAACAAAGCAAACTTTATTTCCGCGCGAGGAATATAAACTTTACGATAGTTGAGTAGTTATTACACGCTTTGAGTTTATAATATTGTCCGAATCTGATTAGAATTTGTGATCGTCGTACGGGAATAAAGTTTGCTCTGGATTGTTTGATAAAGACCGTGGCTTGCATCAGCGTAGTTATGAAACGATAAGCTTTATCGTGCATTCCACCTACGACACCATGTACGAATCTCGTACGTTAACGGGCTACAATCGCCGCTATAGTATTAATTGGTTGTGATTAGCTAGAGAGAACGATCGTTTTCTAGAAAGGATAAGCTCATCCGCGAGTCTTGAACCACCTTCGATGGCGAGAGTCCTTCCAAAAGGTGCCCCAGAGTCCACATGCTCCCTCGATAATCTGTTCCCAAGTCCTATTTATGAATATTCTTTTGCAAAACTCTTCCCAAAAATTCTCAGCCTCTTTACGTTTCCTCCACTTGTTCCTGCAATATGAAATACATTAAATTGTTGCTAAAGACTTTGACTTTGGTAAAGTGTTAAATTTCTGGGGAGCAGTATTCCGATATTTCCAATTTACATACCTTCGACATTTATACAAAAACTAAAGAATGTGTAATATCGTCGAAGATCACTCGAAGGTGGATCTGTTGAAACCGTAGGCAATCGATTTAGGTACTGTTAAGTATTGGCATAGTATTGAATTGTTTCATACACGAATTGAATTCCTCGTTTGATTTTTATTACGAATGTAACGAACTTGGTCGATAACCGACCGTGTGGTAGTTCGTACGATAGAGTACTTGGTTACCAGACGGTCGTTTTCGACTTACAATTACGCGTACACACACACGACAAATAATAATACTCGAGGTATTTAACCAGCAGTCGTATAATTCGCTGCCATGCATGCAATCGATGTATTATTACTATTTATCGGAATTACCGATCGATACTGATTAAACAAAACGCAGAGTAAATTAATAAACGGCCCGTGGATTTCACCCACGCCCCGGCTCGCTCCATTTTTCATTATCCATGTAGGACAGTATGCTTCAACAGTTTTAATAAACGTATGTCTGAAAATGAAACGATATTTAATTCACTAGTTCGTAAGCTTTGTACAATTAGTACGTACTGTATTATCGAAATAACTAAATATAAACGTATAAAAAGTTAGGGAATCCCCGTGCTAATTATACAAACCTCCGAACGCTCGTAAACAAGATGGCGGATCGCTCTAAAGCATCGTGCGAATAAAGTGATCGATGAACCTCGGTagtaaattttttattcaaaatatttatgCTTTTTGACAGTTTCAAATAAACATTTTGCTTTTTTAATAATCAGGATATTATTCACTTAACATGAGACGCGCTCGTTCACTTTCGAACGAGCCACGCAATCGTAATCGTAATTATTGAAAAGATATTAAACGAttaaaattataagaaaaaaaaaaactctgaacggaaaatatttctttttttttttttgttttcaatGCACTTCAAAGGCAGTCGCTGGAAGCATAAGtaaataaaatgttaaaaacAATATCGAACGAAAACAGGTGGCCGCCACACACCGCCCGACAAAAACAAATACACCAATTCgtttttattaacaaatatcacTTTTACAGTGTTTCTTTTCTCTTTCTTCGACAAGTCTTTATAAAAGTACATTTATGTCATTAATATTACCGATCGTGCTTAGTTTAATAGTAGTAAAGGGAAACAATCAACAAGTCTAAATAATTGTTGTGCCTTGAACGGATGCCCGTTGGAAAGTGTAATTCGTAATTAGCCACTGAACAATTTTACAACAAATCACGAACCAGCTCGAAGAATCTTCAATTTCACTAACACGAACAATGATACTTACCCACTTTAAATTACTTACAAATATTGCTACGAAAATTCATTTGCGGTATTCTTCAGCTGGGTTTCGATAAAAtctattatcttttttttttttctactttgtacAATTCCAGTAATGGCAGTATTTTCCACTTGTATGCAACCAATTTCTCTCCTGTCCGCAGAGGCAACAGATCAACTAATTAAAAAAACACACACGATCTTTATTGCACGCGTAATAGAGTCTCGTCTACTACTGGAAATTGGAGTATTCATATCACGATAATATTATCGGTAAATCGGCGTGATTTACAACCTCGTTCGAATAATTCTTAACTTTATGTAATCGATACATAATTCGAAAATAGCTCGAACGAAGCCGTGGACTCTAGTAAGCTCAATTTCTAATATTCCCGCGAAGACAGAATGATAAGATacaaaaatttacatttttattgcTGGATAAATTTCCGACATTCGCATGTAATCGCTCGCTTGTTCTCGATACTTGTTATTTGAGTGTCAAATGCTTgtggaaataaaaaatgaaaacacTTATATTGATTCGAGCacgatatttattataaattcaccatacagggtgttcggccaaccgtgggaaaaattttaatgggaggttctaggggtaaaaataagacgaaaatgaagaataccaatttgttgatggaggcttcgttaaaaagttattaacgtttaaagctccgTCTGAGATGCTGGCGCACGCAGCTGTGCGCAGGTTGCCTAACTCCAGGcgcaaatgttaataactttttaacgaagcctccatcgacaaattggtattcttgattttcgtcttattttggcctccagaatcccccgttaaaatttttcccaggattggtcgaacaccctgtacagttCCCTGCAATTTGTACACTTATTGCACTATGTTAGATTCTTTAAATTTgtcaattattttcagttttgcAACACAATTTGTACAATTTTATACGTTTAACAGTGGTCACTGAGGATCTAAATCTTTTGCGAAAATTCTGAATAAACATCGTGCTTGAATCGACTGATATAAATGTTCAATTCGCGACTCGGTTGTATACAAGCAGGTTACACTGTGCCTCAGTGAACACGTTCTAAGCCTTAAGAGATTCTTAACCGatatctaacaatatttttatacaaacaAACTATAAATCGCACAATTCCTTCAATGCCTTTGTTTCTTTTTGAACGACCACTCCAATCATGCCTTTAAAGTGCGATGAAAACGCTTACAATCACGAAAACGGTAAAGTCGAGTTACAGTTTGAAAAAACAGTGATGACGTCAATCGTGCCCATGTCGTACCTCTTGATCATTGCATATAGAGGGTTATTgtaattttcgtttttttttctggtatataCATTGGTATCTGTTTCTATTTTAAGTAGACACGCTTTACGAGACGGGTGCTGAACGGAAATACCTATACGGTAGacgtaaatatatatattttttttttcctttttgccTTTTTGGTATTGCCCCCAAGATGCGGAAAGAATCGTAAAAGAAATATGCTACGTAATAGAGGAAATAATTACAATCTACTCTATATTCTAAGTGCATTAGGATCAACCGATTTTTTCGTAATGTCCTTCAAAGGTTAAAAGCTCGTTCGGTAAAGTATTCGTTCTTTTTGTAGTTTTCAGATATTGCAAGGATGTTTATGATAACGAGGAAAATTTACtagaacattaaataaaatatagtgTCAGAATTTATCCAAAATGTGATATCCAAGTGTGGAAAAGcaaactctttttttttttccagcTTTAAGACACTCGTGTCATATGGGTACTACACATTAGTACAAAAGAAAATAAGCATGATTTTTCACATCGTCAGATACAAAAAGATCACTATGTTACTTGGCCTCCGACTCTGTTGGAGTTTCACTCCTGGTAGGCACTTCTAATTTCACGTGAACAGGTGCGTCTGTATCTGGTTGACTACCGCTCTCGTCCG encodes:
- the Ndae1 gene encoding na[+]-driven anion exchanger 1 isoform X13 — translated: MTRRSRLSSICDPDGEMILTPPAQRVQFILGEEVGDDAHESHPLFSEMEELVKDGDEMEWKETARWIKFEEDVEEGGNRWSKPHVATLSLHSLFELRSLLLNGTVMLDMEAASLEQITDLVLDNMINKGSLPIESREKVREALLVRHRHQHERRKENNMSRLPIIRSLAEIGRNHSSSKSYNCTCGLHELLTSDLQERRDAGDAYAPSVGRSSSCPNSNTALLSKEAKDLKGPYLLVPVEESNSAPAFGGATSHGSGATLNPGSRFLAIPGNPGQEPAANGMDRSPSSVSISRNHSSSALENGDANHRGNTHFMRKIPAGAEASNILVGEVDFLDKTLSAFIRLSQAGIMGDLTEVPVPTRFIFVLLGPTGGISGFHEIGRAMATLMSDEVFHDVAYKAKNRNHLLAGIDEFLDAVTVLPPGEWDPAIRIEPPAAIPSQEVRKRPKEEKPKEDLDEEADEQKLREESGLSRSGRLFGGLVNDVKRKVPFYLSDFKDALAIQCVASFIFLYFACLSPIITFGGLLGEATGKNMAAMESLVSGFVCGVGYGLFSGQPLTILGSTGPVLVFETIVYEFCKKSEWNYMSFRFWIGSWIALILLILVAIDASALVCYITRFTEENFATLIAFIFIYKAIENVLSIGKKYPINTHANDQFDYECWCKPPNGSLPSSYDHVNWTALDQKACQTYNGTLVGDGCNQPHYIPDVFLMSIILFMGTFLLSVELKDFKNALFFPSKVRQVVSDFAVIIAIFSMSTLDHIVNIPTPKLEVPVEFKPTLHDRGWIIWPFQHNPWWSAIVASLPALLGTILIFMDQQITAVIVNRKENKLKARCGYHLDLFILAILIEICSVMGLPWFVAATVLSINHVNSLKLESECAAPGEKPQFLGVREQRVTHILIFLMIGCSVLLTPMLKHIPMPVLFGVFLYMGVASLKGLQFFDRILIMLMPVKYQPDYMFLRQVPLKRVHLFTAMQLACLSCLWLIKSFSSTSILFPLMLVVMIGIRKSLDLVFTQRELKILDDVMPEPSKKHADDLRQLESGEEQNELGYGPPDNIQISLANGNIMKIPMASINISEEVNKTGIWQQVNECNEKPKQPKLINAGKQKKHSKKDSSLMADETTRLTTMTEEDEDDSGISIKVDLIRSKESICPLSASGTTSAETSV
- the Ndae1 gene encoding na[+]-driven anion exchanger 1 isoform X4, encoding MNLDSHKPWMQPGIGRGGGAAHAGGTGDDEAPKDPGARITHQSYTEKDYEGHRAHTVYVGVHLPGERRHRRHHKHHHSQRQSYTTDKENNVDNDRPRQLLMTRRSRLSSICDPDGEMILTPPAQRVQFILGEEVGDDAHESHPLFSEMEELVKDGDEMEWKETARWIKFEEDVEEGGNRWSKPHVATLSLHSLFELRSLLLNGTVMLDMEAASLEQITDLVLDNMINKGSLPIESREKVREALLVRHRHQHERRKENNMSRLPIIRSLAEIGRNHSSSKNLQERRDAGDAYAPSVGRSSSCPNSNTALLSKEAKDLKGPYLLVPVEESNSAPAFGGATSHGSGATLNPGSRFLAIPGNPGQEPAANGMDRSPSSVSISRNHSSSALENGDANHRGNTHFMRKIPAGAEASNILVGEVDFLDKTLSAFIRLSQAGIMGDLTEVPVPTRFIFVLLGPTGGISGFHEIGRAMATLMSDEVFHDVAYKAKNRNHLLAGIDEFLDAVTVLPPGEWDPAIRIEPPAAIPSQEVRKRPKEEKPKEDLDEEADEQKLREESGLSRSGRLFGGLVNDVKRKVPFYLSDFKDALAIQCVASFIFLYFACLSPIITFGGLLGEATGKNMAAMESLVSGFVCGVGYGLFSGQPLTILGSTGPVLVFETIVYEFCKKSEWNYMSFRFWIGSWIALILLILVAIDASALVCYITRFTEENFATLIAFIFIYKAIENVLSIGKKYPINTHANDQFDYECWCKPPNGSLPSSYDHVNWTALDQKACQTYNGTLVGDGCNQPHYIPDVFLMSIILFMGTFLLSVELKDFKNALFFPSKVRQVVSDFAVIIAIFSMSTLDHIVNIPTPKLEVPVEFKPTLHDRGWIIWPFQHNPWWSAIVASLPALLGTILIFMDQQITAVIVNRKENKLKARCGYHLDLFILAILIEICSVMGLPWFVAATVLSINHVNSLKLESECAAPGEKPQFLGVREQRVTHILIFLMIGCSVLLTPMLKHIPMPVLFGVFLYMGVASLKGLQFFDRILIMLMPVKYQPDYMFLRQVPLKRVHLFTAMQLACLSCLWLIKSFSSTSILFPLMLVVMIGIRKSLDLVFTQRELKILDDVMPEPSKKHADDLRQLESGEEQNELGYGPPDNIQISLANGNIMKIPMASINISEEVNKTGIWQQVNECNEKPKQPKLINAGKQKKHSKKDSSLMADETTRLTTMTEEDEDDSGISIKVDLIRSKESICPLSASGTTSAETSV